A portion of the Staphylococcus felis genome contains these proteins:
- a CDS encoding ferrated catecholamine ABC transporter substrate-binding lipoprotein SstD, translating to MKKLGILLIIALMFVLVACSNNESSQSKEDQKSDKVKTVKIQNDFMMRGEAEDGSEDKAFQNTVEVVQNPEKAIVLDYGAADTMHALGLEDKIVGLPKGENNASLPDFMDEFKSDDYENTGSLKEVNFDVIAKAKPDVIYLSARTANQKTMDELEKAAPEAALVYMGANNDNYIESMKMNTQTIGKIYDKSKEAQALNDELNQKIDQMKSKTKDLDKTMMYLLVNEGELSTFGAGYRFGNLIYDTLGFKPADNQIKGSLHGQNVTNEYVSEKNPDIILAMDRGQAVGGKSTAQQVLNNDVLKNVSAIKKGNVVEIDPKLWYFAAGSTTTTIKQIEELDKALDLK from the coding sequence ATGAAAAAATTAGGTATATTATTAATAATAGCACTCATGTTTGTGCTTGTTGCTTGTAGCAATAATGAATCCTCTCAATCAAAAGAGGATCAGAAATCAGATAAAGTAAAAACAGTCAAAATTCAAAATGATTTTATGATGCGTGGTGAAGCAGAAGACGGTAGTGAAGACAAAGCATTCCAAAATACAGTTGAAGTTGTTCAAAATCCTGAAAAAGCAATTGTATTAGATTATGGAGCGGCAGATACAATGCATGCCCTTGGTTTAGAAGATAAAATTGTAGGATTACCAAAAGGTGAGAACAACGCCTCTTTACCTGATTTTATGGATGAGTTTAAAAGTGATGATTATGAGAATACAGGAAGCTTAAAAGAAGTTAACTTTGATGTAATTGCGAAAGCTAAACCAGATGTCATTTATCTATCAGCACGAACAGCAAATCAAAAAACGATGGATGAATTGGAAAAAGCAGCACCTGAAGCGGCACTAGTTTATATGGGTGCAAATAATGATAACTATATTGAATCAATGAAAATGAACACACAAACTATTGGTAAAATATATGACAAATCTAAAGAAGCACAAGCGCTTAATGATGAATTAAATCAAAAAATAGATCAAATGAAATCAAAAACGAAGGATTTAGACAAAACAATGATGTACCTTTTAGTAAATGAAGGTGAATTATCAACGTTTGGCGCTGGATATCGCTTTGGTAATTTGATTTATGACACCCTTGGCTTTAAACCAGCTGATAATCAGATAAAAGGAAGCTTACATGGACAAAATGTTACAAATGAATATGTAAGTGAGAAGAATCCAGACATTATTTTAGCGATGGATCGTGGCCAAGCGGTTGGTGGAAAATCAACAGCACAACAAGTATTGAACAATGACGTTTTGAAAAACGTGAGTGCTATAAAAAAAGGCAATGTAGTCGAAATTGACCCTAAATTATGGTATTTTGCAGCAGGTTCAACAACTACAACAATTAAACAAATTGAAGAACTTGATAAAGCGCTAGATTTGAAATAA